The genomic interval CTATTCAGGCTTTAAAATCAATCCCTCAGGTGAAATCTGCAACCCCGGTTGCAGGACCTTATGACATCGTAGCAGTCATTGAATCCAAGACTTATGAGGATATCCCTCGGATTATCACCAAGGAGATACAGGCAGTTGAGGGGGTATTAAAAACTACCTCCCTTTTGGCTTTTGAATAAAAAACCCCGCATTTTACTGCGGGGTTTTATCTCGCATCTGGACTGATCTATCTCCCTCGCCGCTCTTTTTTCTCAGGCGGAGCTTTCCTTTCCTCAGGTTTTTTCTCGGTTTTACCCTGCTGCTCTAAGCGGTCATCTATCCCGTTCCCGTTTTTATCTATGAAATAATCGTACTTGTCCTTTCCCTCTTCCTTCAAACCCTTCCTCAACCCCT from Candidatus Zixiibacteriota bacterium carries:
- a CDS encoding Lrp/AsnC family transcriptional regulator, which encodes MPVRAYILIEMEPKSINGAIQALKSIPQVKSATPVAGPYDIVAVIESKTYEDIPRIITKEIQAVEGVLKTTSLLAFE